In Bernardetia sp., a single window of DNA contains:
- a CDS encoding SpoIIE family protein phosphatase: protein MVIFTGGVIYVFVDYESRQTLEQQITARIEKQSEYAMSNIDRFIYERVTDIQQFSQDPILSDQSINQAELADRIKEIQLKNELMYESTSFFDPMRLRLSDSRDLRVGEVHELTNYWEKIDQGQQEFTMDISQSVSLGIPVMHFAAVVRNDIGERVGTIVTRADLSWINSIFDESIANDSLMRNADIDLLDKEGTILYSSTNPEGVLKEKYHNMEQLAYFSENEQEKNHVFEDKIYFYTRESGYETYAGNNWILLIALPRDSVYQPVYALRTKIGITFIGVLLLSILIAFIAARFVVKPILRLTASAKEMGEGNLEAVPNIKTNDEIGKLAQSFGQMANKLKAKMREQDELNMELAAINERIESKYVQINEQKVEIELSKDQIEMQNNALGEAFKEIEKQNKSITSSIHYAERIQRSTLPEHGIFNRYFPNSFVLYKPRDIVSGDFYWFDEIVKDGKRYLTLAVGDCTGHGVPGGFMSMLGNNLLTTVVTIGGQIEPALVLEEIDYDIRKVLHQDEHSDNSQDGMEIAFCTIDLDTLTMKYSGANRSLYFFRDGEFTEIKADRASLGGVSKIRKKKNLTNLHLTTHEIQLQKDDIFYLFSDGYKDQFGGEFGRIFSSKKFKNLLYKIHQKPMERQKEILDEEVTAWSAISSQKQTDDIIVLGVKVGNLDFGI, encoded by the coding sequence ATGGTTATCTTCACAGGAGGAGTAATCTACGTTTTTGTGGATTATGAATCACGTCAGACCTTAGAACAACAAATTACAGCCCGTATTGAAAAACAGTCTGAATATGCTATGAGTAACATAGACCGTTTTATTTATGAGCGAGTTACAGATATTCAGCAATTTTCACAAGATCCCATTCTTTCAGACCAGTCTATTAATCAAGCAGAACTAGCTGACCGTATAAAAGAAATTCAACTTAAAAATGAGTTGATGTATGAAAGCACCTCATTTTTTGACCCTATGCGCTTACGTTTATCAGATTCTCGTGATTTGCGTGTTGGAGAAGTACATGAGCTTACCAACTATTGGGAAAAGATAGACCAAGGACAACAAGAGTTTACAATGGACATTTCTCAATCGGTTTCATTGGGAATACCTGTGATGCACTTTGCTGCCGTAGTAAGAAATGATATTGGAGAACGTGTCGGCACTATTGTTACTCGTGCTGATTTATCTTGGATTAACAGCATTTTTGATGAATCTATTGCAAACGATTCATTAATGAGAAATGCTGATATAGATTTGTTGGATAAAGAGGGCACAATTCTCTACTCTAGCACCAACCCAGAGGGAGTTCTGAAAGAGAAGTATCATAATATGGAACAACTGGCTTACTTTTCTGAAAACGAGCAAGAAAAAAACCATGTTTTTGAAGACAAAATTTATTTTTATACTCGTGAGTCTGGTTACGAAACGTATGCAGGAAATAATTGGATTTTGCTGATAGCACTTCCTAGAGATTCTGTGTATCAACCTGTTTATGCTTTACGTACAAAAATAGGAATTACTTTTATTGGGGTATTACTGTTATCTATTCTTATTGCCTTTATTGCTGCTCGTTTTGTAGTAAAACCTATTTTAAGACTAACTGCATCAGCAAAAGAAATGGGAGAAGGAAACTTAGAGGCTGTTCCAAATATCAAAACCAATGATGAAATAGGAAAACTAGCACAAAGTTTTGGGCAAATGGCAAATAAACTAAAAGCCAAAATGCGAGAGCAAGACGAATTAAATATGGAGCTTGCTGCTATCAACGAACGCATAGAATCAAAATATGTACAGATTAATGAACAAAAAGTAGAGATTGAGCTTTCAAAAGACCAAATTGAAATGCAAAACAATGCACTTGGAGAGGCATTCAAAGAAATTGAGAAACAAAACAAGTCTATTACATCAAGTATTCATTATGCTGAGCGTATTCAGCGTTCAACACTTCCCGAACACGGTATTTTCAATAGATATTTCCCCAACTCTTTTGTTCTTTACAAACCTCGTGATATTGTAAGTGGCGATTTTTATTGGTTTGATGAAATTGTTAAAGACGGAAAGCGTTATCTAACACTTGCTGTGGGAGACTGCACAGGACACGGTGTTCCAGGTGGATTTATGTCTATGCTAGGTAATAACCTACTAACAACTGTTGTAACTATTGGAGGACAAATAGAGCCTGCTCTTGTTTTGGAAGAAATAGATTACGACATACGAAAAGTTTTGCACCAAGACGAACACTCTGATAATAGTCAAGACGGAATGGAAATCGCTTTTTGTACGATAGATTTAGACACACTCACGATGAAATATTCGGGAGCAAACCGTTCTTTGTATTTTTTTAGAGATGGAGAGTTTACAGAAATAAAAGCAGATAGAGCTTCTTTGGGTGGTGTTAGTAAGATTCGTAAAAAGAAAAACCTTACTAATTTGCACCTTACGACACACGAAATTCAACTTCAAAAAGATGATATTTTCTATCTCTTTTCAGATGGCTACAAAGACCAATTTGGTGGAGAGTTCGGTCGTATTTTTTCAAGTAAGAAATTTAAAAATCTACTTTACAAAATTCATCAAAAGCCAATGGAGCGTCAGAAGGAAATATTGGATGAAGAAGTTACAGCTTGGAGTGCAATTTCCAGTCAAAAACAAACAGACGATATAATTGTATTGGGAGTAAAAGTAGGTAATTTAGACTTTGGTATTTAA
- a CDS encoding M24 family metallopeptidase yields MSSITKTPLESLIEAEKKAIQLFSEIENRSLIQVGKSEEELSQEIYQLANELFGTTRHWHTRIVRAGINTLLPYYENPPLLKLQEDDILFLDLGPIFEEWEADLGRTYVIGENPKKLKLKNDVEKIWDECRNWYLEQVAKNREVTGAELYNKATQMANDHGWEFGGEIAGHIVGRFPHEKLEKEDKTLYIHPENHVAMQTKDKDGNPRNFILEIHLVDRELGIGGFYEQLLTDSYQ; encoded by the coding sequence ATGTCATCAATTACCAAAACACCTTTAGAATCCCTCATAGAAGCAGAAAAAAAAGCTATTCAACTTTTTTCTGAAATTGAAAATCGTAGTTTGATTCAAGTAGGAAAGTCAGAGGAAGAACTCAGTCAAGAAATTTATCAGCTTGCTAATGAGCTTTTCGGCACTACTCGCCATTGGCATACACGCATTGTGCGTGCAGGAATAAATACTCTTTTACCTTATTATGAAAATCCTCCTTTATTGAAACTACAAGAGGACGATATTTTATTTTTAGACTTAGGACCTATTTTTGAAGAATGGGAAGCCGATTTGGGCAGAACGTATGTTATTGGAGAGAATCCTAAAAAGCTCAAACTCAAAAATGACGTAGAAAAAATATGGGATGAATGTAGAAATTGGTATTTAGAGCAAGTTGCTAAAAATAGAGAGGTTACAGGAGCAGAATTGTACAATAAAGCTACTCAAATGGCAAACGACCACGGTTGGGAGTTCGGAGGTGAGATTGCAGGACATATTGTAGGGCGTTTTCCTCATGAAAAGCTAGAAAAGGAAGACAAAACGCTTTACATTCATCCAGAAAATCATGTTGCTATGCAAACTAAAGATAAGGATGGAAATCCTAGAAATTTTATACTGGAAATTCATTTAGTAGATAGAGAACTTGGTATTGGAGGTTTTTATGAGCAACTCCTTACTGACAGTTACCAGTAA
- a CDS encoding superoxide dismutase, whose product MAFELPKLPYDYNALEPHIDEQTMTIHHTKHHQGYTDKLNAAIKGTELEGKSIEEILKSVGSASKAVRNNGGGFYNHDLFWQVMSPNGGGEPSGELAEAINKAFGSYADFKTKFEEAAKTQFGSGWAWLIVKADGSLAVTGTPNQDNPLMDIATEKGTPVLGIDVWEHAYYLKYQNKRPDYVGAFWNVVNWDKVAENYAAAK is encoded by the coding sequence ACCACATATTGATGAGCAAACAATGACTATCCACCATACAAAACACCATCAAGGCTATACTGACAAGCTCAACGCAGCTATTAAAGGTACAGAGTTGGAAGGAAAAAGCATTGAAGAAATCCTTAAAAGTGTAGGTTCTGCTAGTAAAGCTGTTCGTAACAACGGTGGTGGATTCTACAATCACGACCTTTTTTGGCAAGTAATGTCTCCAAACGGAGGTGGCGAACCTTCTGGAGAGCTTGCAGAAGCTATTAACAAAGCATTTGGCTCTTATGCAGATTTCAAAACAAAATTTGAAGAAGCAGCCAAAACACAATTTGGTTCGGGATGGGCTTGGCTTATCGTAAAAGCTGACGGCTCTTTGGCTGTTACAGGAACTCCAAACCAAGACAACCCACTTATGGACATCGCAACTGAAAAAGGAACTCCAGTTTTAGGAATTGATGTGTGGGAACACGCTTATTATTTAAAATATCAAAACAAACGTCCAGATTATGTAGGTGCATTTTGGAACGTTGTGAATTGGGACAAAGTAGCTGAAAATTATGCAGCAGCTAAATAA
- a CDS encoding PH domain-containing protein, with amino-acid sequence MFKKMASEALGLSDIGKIIPPSDYNKVEADDYILHEDGEKIFFLIKSKQDEYCFTNRALIHVDGTSAMSKKRTLKRYEYYKYPVSSVLLETAGTIDLDVEIKFKLGVRNSASSISKTSSAASGGVSFSIDVDKNQLEQLKDLYKALYAMSMIESSNYSDYNGAYDTLNKAIQVMANNRSEGVNQAEELEKVTNYISKFLGDAKQKYVKKDYSDVFLKYINN; translated from the coding sequence ATGTTCAAGAAAATGGCTTCCGAAGCTCTAGGACTTAGCGATATTGGAAAAATTATTCCACCATCAGACTACAATAAAGTAGAAGCTGACGATTATATTCTACACGAAGATGGAGAAAAAATATTCTTTTTGATAAAATCTAAACAAGACGAATACTGTTTTACTAATCGTGCTTTAATTCATGTCGATGGAACAAGTGCCATGAGCAAAAAGCGAACCCTCAAAAGATATGAATACTATAAATATCCTGTTTCTTCTGTCTTGTTAGAAACGGCTGGAACGATAGACTTAGATGTAGAAATCAAATTCAAATTAGGAGTAAGAAATAGTGCTTCTTCTATCTCAAAAACAAGCTCAGCAGCTAGTGGAGGAGTCTCGTTTTCTATTGATGTAGATAAAAATCAGTTAGAACAACTCAAAGACCTATACAAAGCACTTTATGCTATGTCAATGATAGAAAGCAGTAATTATTCAGATTACAACGGTGCGTATGATACATTGAACAAAGCTATTCAAGTGATGGCAAACAACCGAAGCGAGGGCGTAAACCAAGCTGAAGAATTGGAAAAAGTAACTAATTATATTTCTAAGTTTTTAGGTGATGCCAAGCAAAAATATGTCAAGAAAGATTATTCAGATGTATTTTTGAAGTACATTAATAATTAG